In the genome of Kitasatospora cineracea, one region contains:
- a CDS encoding histidine phosphatase family protein, with amino-acid sequence MPTLLLVRHGRSTANSAGILAGWTPGVDLDDTGRAQAAALPERLAGLPIARLVSSPLERCRQTLEPLLAARPELAAPALDERLGECHYGEWTGRPLSELADEPLWRTVQDHASAAAFPGGESLRALSHRTVDAVREWNDKVAVDHGPDALWAVATHGDVIKAIVADALGLHLDHFQRISVEPCSVTAIRYTPHRPYLLRLGDTGSLAALAPRPHGHSAGDDAVVGGETGTA; translated from the coding sequence ATGCCCACCCTGCTGCTCGTCCGCCACGGCCGGTCCACCGCCAACTCCGCCGGGATCCTCGCCGGATGGACGCCCGGAGTCGACCTGGACGACACCGGGCGGGCCCAGGCCGCCGCGCTGCCCGAGCGGCTCGCCGGGCTGCCGATCGCCCGCCTGGTCAGCAGCCCGCTGGAGCGCTGCCGGCAGACCCTGGAGCCGCTGCTCGCCGCCCGCCCCGAACTGGCCGCCCCCGCGCTGGACGAGCGGCTCGGCGAGTGCCACTACGGCGAGTGGACCGGCCGCCCGCTGTCCGAGCTCGCCGACGAGCCGCTCTGGCGCACCGTCCAGGACCACGCCTCGGCCGCCGCCTTCCCCGGCGGCGAGTCGCTGCGCGCGCTCAGCCACCGCACCGTCGACGCGGTGCGCGAGTGGAACGACAAGGTCGCCGTCGACCACGGGCCGGACGCGCTCTGGGCCGTCGCCACCCACGGCGACGTGATCAAGGCGATCGTCGCCGACGCCCTCGGCCTGCACCTCGACCACTTCCAGCGGATCTCGGTCGAGCCCTGCTCGGTCACCGCGATCCGCTACACCCCCCACCGCCCCTACCTGCTGCGCCTGGGCGACACCGGCTCGCTCGCCGCGCTGGCCCCGCGCCCGCACGGGCACTCGGCCGGCGACGACGCGGTGGTCGGCGGCGAGACCGGCACCGCCTGA
- the mshC gene encoding cysteine--1-D-myo-inosityl 2-amino-2-deoxy-alpha-D-glucopyranoside ligase, which produces MHAWPASEVPALPGQGLPLRIHDTATSSVREVVPTGPIARLYVCGITPYDATHLGHAATYNTFDLVQRVWKDAGHDVLYVQNVTDVDDPLIERAAATGQDWTALAERETALFREDMTALRMLPPAHYIGAVESIPWIVPLVQRLLASGAAYEVDGDVYFSVDADPRFGEVSGLTREQMLPVFAERGGDPERPGKKNPLDALLWLSARPGEPAWETELGRGRPGWHIECVAIALQFLGMDFDIQGGGSDLSFPHHEMGAAHAQVALGEHPYARAYVHAGMVGLDGHKMSKSRGNLVFVSALRRDGIDPAAIRLALLAHHYRSDWEWTAADLDAALTRLATWRSAVSRPDGPPAEALLAEVRAALADDLDAPAALAAVDRWAATAHAEGGEDTGAPGLVSRTVDALLGVAL; this is translated from the coding sequence ATGCATGCCTGGCCCGCCTCCGAGGTTCCCGCCCTTCCCGGTCAGGGGCTTCCCCTGCGCATTCACGACACCGCCACCAGCAGTGTCCGAGAGGTCGTGCCCACCGGCCCGATCGCCCGGCTCTACGTCTGCGGCATCACCCCCTACGATGCGACCCACCTGGGCCACGCCGCCACCTACAACACCTTCGACCTGGTGCAGCGGGTCTGGAAGGACGCCGGCCACGACGTCCTCTACGTCCAGAACGTCACCGACGTCGACGACCCGCTGATCGAGCGGGCCGCGGCCACCGGCCAGGACTGGACCGCGCTCGCCGAGCGCGAGACCGCGCTGTTCCGCGAGGACATGACCGCGCTGCGGATGCTCCCGCCCGCGCACTACATCGGCGCCGTCGAGTCCATCCCGTGGATCGTCCCGCTGGTGCAGCGCCTGCTCGCCTCCGGCGCCGCCTACGAGGTCGACGGCGACGTCTACTTCTCGGTCGACGCCGACCCGCGCTTCGGCGAGGTCTCCGGCCTCACCCGCGAGCAGATGCTCCCGGTCTTCGCCGAGCGCGGCGGCGACCCCGAGCGCCCCGGCAAGAAGAACCCGCTGGACGCCCTGCTCTGGCTCTCCGCCCGCCCCGGCGAACCCGCCTGGGAGACCGAACTCGGCCGCGGCCGCCCCGGCTGGCACATCGAGTGCGTGGCCATCGCGCTGCAGTTCCTCGGCATGGACTTCGACATCCAGGGCGGCGGCAGCGACCTGTCCTTCCCGCACCACGAGATGGGCGCCGCCCACGCCCAGGTCGCCCTCGGCGAGCACCCCTACGCCCGCGCGTACGTGCACGCCGGCATGGTCGGCCTGGACGGCCACAAGATGTCCAAGTCCCGCGGCAACCTGGTCTTCGTCTCGGCCCTGCGCCGCGACGGCATCGACCCCGCCGCGATCCGGCTCGCCCTGCTCGCCCACCACTACCGCAGCGACTGGGAGTGGACGGCCGCCGACCTCGACGCCGCCCTCACCCGCCTCGCCACCTGGCGCTCCGCCGTCTCCCGCCCCGACGGCCCGCCCGCCGAGGCCCTGCTCGCCGAGGTCCGCGCGGCCCTCGCCGACGACCTCGACGCCCCCGCGGCCCTCGCGGCCGTCGACCGCTGGGCCGCCACCGCCCACGCCGAGGGCGGCGAGGACACCGGCGCCCCCGGCCTGGTCTCCCGCACCGTGGACGCCCTGCTCGGCGTCGCCCTCTGA
- the corA gene encoding magnesium/cobalt transporter CorA, translating to MIVDCGTYRDGKRTEGPEDFSDALAEVRAAGDGFLWIGLADPTAAEFDHVAEEFGLHPLAVEDAVTAHQRPKVDIYQDSVFTVLKTAAYHQQDETVSIGELMIFLGDSYVMTVRHGPESPLKQLRAKLEEQPELLAHGPAAVLYAICDLVVDQYLDVATELQTDLDELEEEIFSPGRSRGAAERIYGFKRQVVGFRKATFPLMEPALRLTRAGADVQVPFVADGLRPYFRDVADHLAKVNEVVESLDRLLSDILSANLAQVSVQQNDDMRKISAWAALAAVPTMIAGIYGMNFEHMPELRQPWGYPVALGLMAGVCVGLHRLFKRAGWL from the coding sequence ATGATCGTGGACTGCGGCACCTACCGGGACGGCAAGCGCACCGAGGGCCCCGAGGACTTCTCGGACGCCCTCGCGGAGGTCCGCGCGGCCGGGGACGGGTTCCTGTGGATCGGCCTGGCGGACCCCACCGCGGCGGAGTTCGACCACGTCGCCGAGGAGTTCGGCCTGCACCCGCTGGCGGTCGAGGACGCGGTGACGGCGCACCAGCGCCCGAAGGTCGACATCTACCAGGACTCGGTGTTCACCGTCCTGAAGACCGCCGCCTACCACCAGCAGGACGAGACCGTCTCGATCGGCGAGCTGATGATCTTCCTGGGCGACTCGTACGTGATGACCGTCCGGCACGGCCCGGAGAGCCCGCTCAAGCAGCTGCGGGCCAAGCTCGAGGAGCAGCCCGAACTGCTCGCGCACGGGCCCGCCGCGGTGCTGTACGCGATCTGCGACCTGGTGGTCGACCAGTACCTCGACGTGGCCACCGAGCTGCAGACCGACCTGGACGAGTTGGAGGAGGAGATCTTCTCCCCCGGGCGCTCGCGCGGCGCCGCCGAGCGGATCTACGGCTTCAAGCGGCAGGTGGTGGGCTTCCGCAAGGCCACCTTCCCGCTGATGGAGCCCGCGCTGCGGCTGACCCGGGCCGGCGCCGACGTGCAGGTGCCGTTCGTCGCCGACGGGCTGCGCCCGTACTTCCGGGACGTGGCGGACCACCTGGCCAAGGTCAACGAGGTGGTGGAGAGCCTGGACCGGCTGCTGTCCGACATCCTCTCCGCCAACCTCGCGCAGGTCAGCGTGCAGCAGAACGACGACATGCGGAAGATCTCCGCGTGGGCCGCGCTGGCCGCCGTCCCGACCATGATCGCCGGCATCTACGGGATGAACTTCGAGCACATGCCGGAACTGCGCCAGCCCTGGGGCTACCCCGTCGCCCTCGGCCTGATGGCGGGCGTCTGCGTCGGCCTGCACCGGCTCTTCAAGCGCGCGGGCTGGCTGTAG
- a CDS encoding aldo/keto reductase — translation MEQRQLGRTGLRVSRLGLGTLTWGRDTDEHEAAEQLKAFVDAGGTLVDTADVYADGGAEYLLSRLTDGLVPRSELVIATKAGALPGSRRPDASRGHLLNALDASLRRLNTDHVDLWQVHAHDPATPTEETLHALDLAVASGRARYVGVCQYSGWQLAKSAARQHAVPGRTPLASVQLEYSLLQRGIEREALPAALDAGVGLLACSPLGRGVLTGKYRHGVPPESRGTAPHPAGSVQPYLGEASRRIVDALATAADGLASTPLKVALAWVRDRPGVSATLLGARTSAQLQSSLSVEALTLPGEIRAALDDVSAPVHRYPDQGWTEL, via the coding sequence ATGGAACAGCGACAGCTCGGCCGGACCGGCCTGCGGGTCTCCCGGCTCGGCCTGGGCACCCTCACCTGGGGCCGGGACACCGACGAGCACGAGGCCGCCGAGCAGTTGAAGGCGTTCGTGGACGCGGGCGGCACCCTGGTCGACACCGCCGACGTGTACGCGGACGGCGGCGCCGAGTACCTGCTGTCCCGGCTGACCGACGGCCTGGTCCCGCGCTCCGAACTGGTGATCGCCACCAAGGCGGGCGCGCTGCCCGGCTCGCGCCGCCCCGACGCCTCCCGCGGCCACCTGCTGAACGCCCTGGACGCCTCGCTGCGCCGCCTGAACACCGACCACGTCGACCTGTGGCAGGTGCACGCGCACGACCCGGCCACCCCCACCGAGGAGACCCTGCACGCGCTCGACCTGGCGGTCGCCTCCGGCCGGGCCCGGTACGTCGGTGTCTGCCAGTACAGCGGCTGGCAGCTGGCCAAGTCCGCGGCCCGGCAGCACGCGGTGCCCGGCCGCACCCCGCTGGCCTCCGTCCAGCTCGAGTACTCGCTGCTGCAGCGCGGCATCGAGCGCGAGGCGCTGCCCGCCGCGCTGGACGCCGGGGTCGGCCTGCTGGCCTGCTCGCCGCTCGGCCGGGGCGTGCTGACCGGCAAGTACCGGCACGGCGTGCCGCCCGAGTCGCGCGGCACCGCCCCGCACCCCGCCGGGTCGGTGCAGCCGTACCTGGGCGAGGCGTCCCGGCGGATCGTGGACGCGCTGGCCACCGCCGCCGACGGGCTCGCCTCCACCCCGCTGAAGGTGGCGCTCGCCTGGGTCCGCGACCGCCCGGGCGTGTCGGCCACCCTGCTGGGCGCCCGCACCTCCGCCCAGCTGCAGTCCTCGCTGTCGGTCGAGGCCCTTACGCTTCCGGGTGAGATCCGCGCTGCGCTGGACGACGTGTCGGCCCCGGTGCACCGCTACCCGGACCAGGGCTGGACGGAGCTGTAG
- a CDS encoding helix-turn-helix domain-containing protein, which translates to MRPGRTGRRPRPVRRRQRHRRPGPDHAGPRPTDPRPPRERGHARARPVPAAHRRRPRQRRTPAPRRPARPLRRPPRPGPRPAAAAARRSRTDPGRRSHRRRPAQPRRGRTARRTLRPGPRSRAPRPGPDRPHRPVTRPRLLHLRPRRGRRPEHRHRPGARPPRHRRRPARGQQGLPLPQPLRPRAPAARHRPAQGGPGSPGGGPRPGTAAAGPRPLRAALARRPGRSPGRRRPPRRGRRPAGRHPPHRDRPRPGLGPPRPGPHPGPPGRRPRRLRRRRPAPHRRGRPPPPPPARTRPHPAGPQPHRTPRPPPGRRPRRGPQRRRPLHRPPGPPLGRRRRPRPAPAGARPPEDGALPRLTSAEERCARLAAAGASNRDIAADLTVSVKTVEATLTRVYRKLDLHSRVQLARALAPAGDRPVGG; encoded by the coding sequence GTGCGTCCTGGCCGAACAGGCCGCCGCCCTCGCCCTGTCCGCCGGCGACAGCGCCACCGGCGCCCTGGCCCTGACCATGCAGGCCCGCGTCCAACGGATCCTCGGCCACCCCGGGAGCGAGGCCACGCTCGGGCACGCCCTGTCCCTGCCGCGCACCGCCGCCGTCCCCGTCAACGGCGCACCCCAGCACCTCGCCGCCCGGCACGCCCTCTTCGACGACCTCCCCGACCGGGCCCGCGCCCTGCTGCTGCCGCTGCTCGTCGAAGCCGAACGGACCCCGGACGCCGAAGCCACCGTCGACGTCCTGCGCAGCCTCGCCGAGGCCGAACTGCGCGCCGGACGCTGCGCCCGGGCCCTCGATCACGCGCACCGCGCCCAGGCCCTGACCGACCGCACCGCCCTGTCACCCGCCCCCGCCTGCTACACCTCCGCCCTCGCCGAGGGCGCCGGCCGGAGCACCGGCACCGCCCTGGAGCACGCCCGCCGCGGCATCGACGCCGCCCGGCACGAGGACAACAAGGTCTTCCTCTCCCGCAACCTCTACGCCCTCGGGCACCTGCTGCTCGCCACCGGCCGGCCCAAGGAGGCCCTGGAAGCCCTGGCGGAGGTCCGCGACCTGGAACGGCAGCAGCAGGTCCGCGACCCCTCCGTGCTGCGCTGGCACGCCGACCTGGCCGAAGCCCTGGTCGCCGTCGGCCGCCTCGACGAGGCCGACGACCTGCTGGCCGACACCCACCGCACCGCGACCGGCCTCGGCCGGGCCTCGGTCCTCCCCGCCCTGGCCCGCACCCGGGCCCTCCTGGACGCCGCCCGCGGCGACTACGACGCCGCCGCCCGGCGCCTCACCGGCGCGGCCGACCGCCTCCGCCACCTCCCGCTCGAACGCGGCCGCACCCTGCTGGCCCTCAGCCACACCGAACGCCGCGGCCGCCGCCGGGCCGCCGCCCGCGCCGCGGCCCGCAGCGCCGCCGACCTCTTCACCGCCCACCGGGCCCACCCCTGGGCCGACGCCGCCGCCCGCGCCCTGCACCGGCTGGAGCCCGGCCCCCGGAGGACGGCGCCCTCCCCCGCCTCACCTCGGCCGAGGAGCGCTGCGCCCGCCTCGCCGCGGCGGGCGCGAGCAACCGCGACATCGCCGCCGACCTCACCGTCAGCGTCAAGACCGTCGAGGCGACCCTCACCCGCGTCTACCGGAAACTCGACCTGCACTCGCGCGTCCAGCTCGCCCGCGCCCTCGCCCCGGCCGGCGACCGACCGGTCGGCGGCTGA
- a CDS encoding LLM class F420-dependent oxidoreductase has product MRLGINLGYWGLGLDADNIAVAQEADRLGYSVCWAAEAYGSDAATVLSYVAARTERIDVGSAIFQIPARTPTMTAMTAATLDTLSGGRFRLGLGVSGPQVSEGWYGVKFDKPLARTREYVEIIRKAMSRERLVHEGANWTLPLPGGPGKPLKLTVHPVREHLPLYIASMGPKNLELTGEIADGWLGLFFSPEQAALSVDALAAGRAKAGLTLDGFDLCPTVNIVVGDDVRAAADTLRDYTALYLGGMGSKEKNFYSQLARRMGFEQAADEVQTHYLARDKAAAAAAVPHDFIDATALLGDTARIADRMQAYAAAGVTTLTLAPSGWTLDERITALRTGVDALERAGLA; this is encoded by the coding sequence ATGCGACTCGGGATCAACCTCGGCTACTGGGGACTCGGCCTGGACGCCGACAACATCGCGGTCGCCCAGGAGGCCGACCGCCTCGGCTACTCCGTCTGCTGGGCCGCCGAGGCCTACGGCTCGGACGCCGCCACCGTCCTGTCCTACGTCGCCGCGAGGACCGAGCGGATCGACGTCGGCTCGGCGATCTTCCAGATCCCGGCCCGCACCCCCACCATGACCGCGATGACCGCCGCCACCCTCGACACCCTCTCCGGCGGCCGCTTCCGGCTCGGCCTCGGCGTCTCCGGCCCGCAGGTCTCCGAGGGCTGGTACGGCGTCAAGTTCGACAAGCCGCTGGCCCGCACCCGCGAGTACGTGGAGATCATCCGCAAGGCGATGTCCCGCGAGCGCCTGGTGCACGAGGGCGCCAACTGGACCCTCCCGCTGCCCGGCGGCCCCGGCAAGCCGCTCAAGCTCACCGTCCACCCCGTCCGCGAGCACCTGCCGCTGTACATCGCCTCGATGGGCCCGAAGAACCTCGAACTCACCGGCGAGATCGCCGACGGCTGGCTCGGCCTGTTCTTCTCCCCAGAGCAGGCCGCGCTCTCCGTCGACGCCCTCGCCGCCGGCCGCGCCAAGGCCGGGCTCACCCTGGACGGCTTCGACCTCTGCCCCACCGTGAACATCGTCGTCGGCGACGACGTCCGGGCCGCCGCCGACACCCTGCGCGACTACACCGCCCTCTACCTCGGCGGCATGGGCAGCAAGGAGAAGAACTTCTACAGCCAGCTGGCCCGCCGGATGGGCTTCGAGCAGGCCGCCGACGAGGTCCAGACCCACTACCTGGCCCGCGACAAGGCCGCCGCCGCGGCCGCCGTCCCGCACGACTTCATCGACGCCACCGCCCTGCTCGGCGACACCGCCCGGATCGCCGACCGCATGCAGGCGTACGCCGCCGCCGGCGTCACCACCCTCACCCTCGCCCCGTCCGGCTGGACCCTCGACGAGCGCATCACCGCCCTGCGCACCGGCGTCGACGCCCTGGAACGCGCCGGCCTGGCCTGA
- a CDS encoding M4 family metallopeptidase: MSRKNALAAAVAAALTLGTVTVAATQSTAAASSTARPGAGFRAMSADARTEALRTADREAAAVAASLGFGPDERLTAKDVLVDTDGARHVRYDRTYRGLPVIGGDLVVHYAKNGKATGSDQAHQGAIKVAGVTPKLSAADASAAAARHAKHVRNARSDAADSSTLVVYAVGKVPVLAYRSTVTGEGESGPASREAVIVDAGSGAPLDQYELHQGVTGTGNGVTVGQVSIETTQSGSGYTLTDASHGGTIVYDSYNSPQSNPKQNARTFSRTTNSWGTGSTSSRESAAVDASYGLAKTWDFYQSAFNRSGIRNDGRGAPAYVHVDSSLLNAFYDDSCFCMSFGDGSSQNGNTPVTALDVAGHEMSHGVTAATANLNYSGESGGLNEATSDIFGTMVEFYANNSSDPGDYYIGEKLNMPGGYMRRMDNPAVDGNSLSCYSSNAGSVDVHYSSGIANHFFYLAAEGTGAKTIGGLPHNGTTCDNDTFSGIGRDKAAAVWYRALTTYMTSTTTYSSARTATLQAAADLYGANSQERYLVSKAWAAVSVGTALPDPGTGSPSPSPSTSTSPAPSPSPSSTGNPNPGNALTNGSFEQGTAGWTQSDNDITNSTLQAAHGGSWYAWMMGYGTSAIESLSQSNIAVPATGSPRLTFWLKVSTQESGATAYDTLKVNVNGTTLATYSNANASAGYVQKTVDLSAYKGRSVKLEFAGTEDAYLATVFLVDDVAIG, translated from the coding sequence ATGTCCCGCAAGAACGCCCTCGCGGCCGCCGTGGCGGCGGCCCTCACCCTGGGCACCGTGACCGTGGCGGCCACCCAGTCCACCGCGGCCGCCAGCTCCACCGCCCGACCCGGCGCCGGGTTCCGGGCGATGAGCGCCGACGCGCGCACCGAGGCGCTGCGCACCGCCGACCGGGAGGCCGCCGCCGTCGCCGCGTCGCTCGGCTTCGGCCCCGACGAGCGCCTGACGGCCAAGGACGTGCTGGTCGACACCGACGGCGCCCGGCACGTGCGCTACGACCGCACCTACCGCGGCCTGCCCGTCATCGGCGGCGACCTGGTCGTCCACTACGCGAAGAACGGCAAGGCCACCGGCTCCGACCAGGCCCACCAGGGCGCGATCAAGGTGGCGGGGGTGACGCCGAAGCTGAGTGCGGCCGACGCCTCGGCCGCGGCCGCCCGGCACGCCAAGCACGTCAGGAACGCCAGGAGCGACGCCGCGGACAGCAGCACCCTGGTGGTGTACGCGGTCGGCAAGGTCCCCGTCCTCGCGTACCGCTCGACCGTCACCGGCGAGGGCGAGAGCGGCCCCGCCTCCCGGGAGGCGGTGATCGTCGACGCGGGCAGCGGCGCGCCGCTCGACCAGTACGAACTGCACCAGGGCGTCACCGGCACCGGCAACGGCGTCACCGTCGGCCAGGTCTCCATCGAGACCACCCAGTCCGGCAGCGGCTACACCCTCACCGACGCCTCCCACGGCGGCACGATCGTCTACGACTCGTACAACAGCCCGCAGTCCAACCCGAAGCAGAACGCCCGCACCTTCAGCAGGACCACCAACTCCTGGGGCACCGGATCGACTTCGAGCCGGGAGAGCGCCGCCGTCGATGCCTCCTACGGCCTGGCCAAGACCTGGGACTTCTACCAGAGCGCGTTCAACCGCTCCGGCATCCGCAACGACGGCCGCGGCGCGCCTGCCTACGTGCACGTGGACAGCAGCCTGCTGAACGCGTTCTACGACGACTCCTGCTTCTGCATGTCCTTCGGCGACGGCTCCTCGCAGAACGGCAACACCCCCGTCACCGCGCTCGACGTGGCCGGCCACGAGATGAGCCACGGCGTCACCGCCGCCACCGCCAACCTCAACTACTCCGGCGAGAGCGGCGGCCTCAACGAGGCCACCAGCGACATCTTCGGCACCATGGTCGAGTTCTACGCCAACAACAGCTCCGACCCCGGCGACTACTACATCGGCGAGAAGCTCAACATGCCCGGCGGCTACATGCGCCGGATGGACAACCCCGCCGTCGACGGCAACTCGCTGTCCTGCTACAGCTCCAACGCGGGCTCGGTGGACGTGCACTACTCCTCCGGCATTGCCAACCACTTCTTCTACCTGGCCGCCGAGGGCACCGGCGCCAAGACCATCGGCGGCCTCCCGCACAACGGCACCACCTGCGACAACGACACCTTCTCCGGCATCGGCCGGGACAAGGCCGCAGCCGTCTGGTACCGGGCGCTCACCACCTACATGACCTCCACCACCACCTACTCCTCGGCCCGCACCGCGACCCTCCAGGCCGCCGCCGACCTGTACGGCGCCAACTCCCAGGAGCGGTACCTCGTCTCCAAGGCGTGGGCCGCCGTCAGCGTCGGCACCGCCCTGCCCGACCCGGGCACCGGCAGCCCCTCCCCGTCGCCCTCCACCTCCACCAGCCCCGCCCCGTCCCCGTCCCCGTCGTCCACCGGCAACCCCAACCCGGGCAACGCGCTGACCAACGGGAGCTTCGAGCAGGGCACCGCCGGCTGGACCCAGAGCGACAACGACATCACCAACTCCACCCTCCAGGCCGCGCACGGCGGCTCCTGGTACGCCTGGATGATGGGCTACGGCACCTCCGCGATCGAGTCCCTGTCCCAGTCGAACATCGCGGTGCCCGCCACCGGCAGCCCCAGGCTCACCTTCTGGCTGAAGGTCAGCACCCAGGAGAGCGGTGCCACCGCCTACGACACCCTCAAGGTCAACGTCAACGGCACCACGCTGGCCACCTACTCCAACGCCAACGCCTCGGCCGGGTACGTCCAGAAGACCGTCGACCTGTCCGCCTACAAGGGCCGGAGCGTGAAGCTGGAGTTCGCCGGCACCGAGGACGCCTACCTGGCGACCGTCTTCCTCGTCGACGACGTCGCCATCGGCTGA
- a CDS encoding SCO1664 family protein, which yields MEAPGTDPATSAALAADPATALTLLRTGALAVHGRVTDASNAVLYCTATLDGVTAPCVYKPVAGERPLWDFPDGTLAGRETAAHEVSAATGWHLVPPTVLRDGPAGPGMVQLWIEPDPQAPELLDLQPLDGVRDGWLPVVRAEVGGGRQAWLVHRDDARLRRLAVLDAVLNNADRKGGHWLPAADGRIYAIDHGVTFHTDPKLRTLLWGWAEQPLTAEALEVLAALAADLDGPLGERLRPHLTPGELAALKARTAALRTAGRHPLPSAEWPSIPWPPV from the coding sequence GTGGAGGCCCCCGGCACCGACCCGGCCACCAGCGCCGCCCTGGCCGCCGACCCCGCCACCGCGCTCACCCTGCTGCGCACGGGCGCCCTGGCCGTGCACGGCCGGGTCACCGACGCCTCCAACGCCGTCCTGTACTGCACCGCCACCCTGGACGGCGTCACCGCCCCGTGCGTCTACAAGCCGGTCGCGGGGGAGCGCCCGCTGTGGGACTTCCCCGACGGCACCCTGGCCGGCCGGGAGACCGCCGCGCACGAGGTCTCCGCCGCCACCGGCTGGCACCTCGTCCCGCCCACCGTGCTGCGCGACGGCCCGGCCGGGCCCGGCATGGTGCAGCTGTGGATCGAACCCGACCCGCAGGCACCCGAACTGCTCGACCTGCAGCCCCTGGACGGCGTCCGGGACGGCTGGCTCCCGGTCGTCCGGGCCGAGGTCGGCGGCGGCCGCCAGGCCTGGCTGGTGCACCGCGACGACGCCCGGCTGCGCCGCCTCGCCGTGCTGGACGCCGTCCTCAACAACGCCGACCGCAAGGGCGGCCACTGGCTGCCCGCCGCCGACGGCCGGATCTACGCCATCGACCACGGCGTCACCTTCCACACCGACCCGAAGCTGCGCACCCTGCTCTGGGGCTGGGCCGAGCAGCCGCTCACCGCCGAGGCGCTCGAGGTGCTGGCCGCGCTCGCCGCCGACCTCGACGGACCGCTCGGCGAGCGGCTGCGCCCGCACCTGACGCCCGGTGAGCTCGCCGCGCTGAAGGCCCGGACCGCCGCGCTGCGGACCGCCGGACGGCATCCGCTGCCGTCGGCGGAGTGGCCTTCTATTCCCTGGCCGCCGGTCTGA
- a CDS encoding PAC2 family protein, with translation MIELEDLPELIDPVMICAFEGWNDAGDAASAALGHLDETWGGKVFAALDAEDYYDFQVNRPTIWLDGGVRRITWPTTRLSVVRVTEPKPRDLVLVRGIEPSMRWRSYCNELLGFAHELGVELVVVLGALLGDTPHTRPVPVSGVTSDPAVARSLDLEESRYEGPTGIVGVLQEACAHAGVPAVTFWAAVPHYVSQPPNPKATLALINKVEDLLDLRIPPGELGDDARAWQLGVDQLAAEDSEVAEYVQQLEEAQDTAELPEASGDAIAREFERYLRRRDNQGPKGEKPITGHATERPKDDDEE, from the coding sequence GTGATCGAGCTGGAAGACCTTCCCGAGTTGATCGACCCGGTGATGATCTGCGCCTTCGAAGGCTGGAACGACGCCGGCGACGCGGCCTCCGCCGCGCTCGGGCACCTCGACGAGACCTGGGGCGGCAAGGTGTTCGCCGCGCTCGACGCCGAGGACTACTACGACTTCCAGGTCAACCGGCCCACCATCTGGCTCGACGGCGGGGTCCGCCGGATCACCTGGCCCACCACCCGGCTCTCGGTGGTCCGGGTGACGGAGCCGAAGCCACGGGACCTGGTGCTCGTCCGCGGCATCGAGCCCAGCATGCGCTGGCGCTCGTACTGCAACGAACTGCTGGGCTTCGCCCACGAGTTGGGCGTCGAGCTGGTGGTGGTCCTGGGCGCGCTGCTGGGCGACACCCCGCACACCCGCCCGGTGCCGGTCTCCGGCGTCACCTCGGACCCGGCGGTGGCCCGCTCGCTCGACCTGGAGGAGAGCCGGTACGAGGGCCCGACGGGCATCGTCGGCGTCCTCCAGGAGGCCTGCGCGCACGCCGGGGTGCCCGCGGTGACGTTCTGGGCCGCCGTCCCGCACTACGTCTCCCAGCCGCCCAACCCCAAGGCCACCCTCGCCCTGATCAACAAGGTCGAGGACCTGCTCGACCTGCGCATCCCGCCGGGCGAGCTCGGCGACGACGCCCGGGCCTGGCAGCTGGGGGTCGACCAGCTCGCCGCGGAGGACTCCGAAGTCGCGGAGTACGTCCAGCAGTTGGAGGAGGCGCAGGACACCGCGGAGCTGCCGGAGGCGTCCGGGGACGCGATCGCCCGGGAGTTCGAGCGGTACCTGCGGCGGCGTGACAACCAGGGGCCGAAGGGCGAGAAGCCGATCACCGGTCACGCGACCGAGCGGCCGAAGGACGACGACGAGGAGTAG
- a CDS encoding DUF3090 domain-containing protein: MSRQVHFFDQPERFVAGTVGQPGARAFYLQASSRGRITSVLLEKTQVAALAERVEEVLDEALRRSGGEAAIPAVAPVELLDTAPLDLPLEQEFRVGTMALAWDARDECLVVEAQAYVEESEEENEAEVFDDENGPDLLRVRLSGAMARVFAKRALDLVAAGRKPCPFCNLPLDPEGHLCPRANGYRR, translated from the coding sequence GTGTCCCGTCAGGTCCACTTCTTCGACCAGCCCGAGCGGTTCGTGGCCGGCACCGTCGGCCAGCCCGGCGCCCGCGCGTTCTACCTGCAGGCGTCCTCGCGCGGCCGGATCACCAGCGTCCTGCTGGAGAAGACCCAGGTCGCCGCGCTCGCCGAGCGCGTCGAGGAGGTCCTCGACGAGGCGCTGCGGCGCAGCGGCGGCGAGGCCGCGATCCCGGCCGTCGCCCCCGTCGAACTGCTCGACACCGCCCCGCTCGACCTGCCGCTGGAACAGGAGTTCCGGGTCGGCACGATGGCGCTGGCCTGGGACGCCCGGGACGAGTGCCTGGTGGTCGAGGCGCAGGCGTACGTCGAGGAGTCCGAGGAGGAGAACGAGGCCGAGGTCTTCGACGACGAGAACGGCCCCGACCTGCTGCGGGTCCGGCTCAGCGGCGCGATGGCCCGGGTGTTCGCCAAGCGCGCCCTGGACCTGGTCGCGGCCGGCCGCAAGCCCTGCCCGTTCTGCAACCTGCCGCTCGACCCGGAGGGCCACCTGTGCCCGCGCGCGAACGGCTACCGGCGCTGA